In Vibrio alginolyticus NBRC 15630 = ATCC 17749, one genomic interval encodes:
- a CDS encoding ABC transporter ATP-binding protein has translation MFQLSNIQIVRGGRQILGIEQLNIPTNELTVVLGHNGSGKSTLVNLLSGQMPPDKGTVTLNDTSLSSLKTKELAKQIAYLPQKLPSSAGLTVEELVRLGRFPWRGALGRWKAEDKQIITQAMERTGVTPFAQALADDLSGGERQRAWVSMLLAQQSPILILDEPTSALDVHHQFQLMALLAELNRTENVGIIVILHDLNLALRYATHIVALKKGKIAFEGNADMLLDEARLSKLYESPIKLIEHPSPANTLASQKVAVVCA, from the coding sequence ATGTTTCAACTGTCTAATATTCAGATCGTGCGAGGTGGACGTCAGATCCTCGGCATCGAACAACTTAACATCCCAACAAATGAGCTAACGGTCGTTTTAGGCCATAACGGTTCAGGTAAGTCGACACTGGTGAACCTGCTTTCTGGTCAAATGCCACCAGATAAAGGCACGGTAACACTAAACGATACTTCCCTTTCATCACTCAAAACCAAAGAGTTGGCAAAACAGATCGCCTATTTGCCACAAAAGCTGCCCTCTTCGGCTGGTTTAACGGTAGAAGAGCTAGTGCGCTTAGGTCGCTTTCCGTGGCGTGGGGCACTTGGTCGTTGGAAAGCTGAAGACAAACAGATCATCACGCAGGCTATGGAACGAACAGGGGTTACACCTTTTGCTCAAGCTTTGGCGGATGACTTATCGGGCGGCGAGCGCCAACGTGCTTGGGTGTCTATGCTACTGGCTCAACAATCGCCAATTTTAATTCTCGATGAGCCAACCTCGGCGCTCGATGTTCACCATCAGTTTCAACTAATGGCGCTGCTGGCAGAACTGAATCGAACCGAGAATGTAGGCATTATCGTGATCCTGCACGATCTGAACTTAGCACTGCGCTACGCCACCCACATTGTTGCGCTCAAAAAAGGTAAGATTGCCTTTGAAGGCAACGCCGACATGTTGTTAGACGAGGCACGCCTTTCTAAACTATATGAGTCACCAATTAAGCTGATTGAACACCCAAGCCCGGCTAACACATTAGCGAGCCAAAAGGTGGCTGTTGTATGCGCATAA
- a CDS encoding mechanosensitive ion channel family protein — translation MEKVQLVVDFLLTHKLIFTALIFAIMWLIRRAILSMIRGDHAFLSEDQRSWMSRTKNGTFAVTLLILFILWQSEINEFALSVTAIAVAIVVASKEIILCFTGSIQRASSRSFRVGDWIEVGKLCGEVIEHNMMATVIQEIDLHHGQYHYTGKTATLPNSMFFTYPVKNLNFMKRYVYHNFSVVVKDFVNLYPLLPILTDKIEEHCSYFADVAHRYNAMIEKHAGVDLPGSEPHMHISSNINGEQILHVMIFCPTDKANHLEHLIRKDFMELYEQRFPVVREE, via the coding sequence ATGGAGAAAGTGCAGTTAGTTGTCGATTTTCTTCTCACTCATAAATTGATTTTTACCGCACTGATCTTTGCGATTATGTGGTTAATTCGTCGTGCAATTTTATCGATGATTCGTGGTGATCACGCTTTTCTCTCAGAAGATCAGCGTAGTTGGATGTCCAGAACTAAAAATGGCACCTTTGCTGTTACATTACTGATTTTATTTATTTTATGGCAATCAGAAATTAACGAGTTTGCTCTGAGTGTAACGGCGATTGCCGTTGCCATTGTAGTGGCATCCAAAGAAATCATTTTGTGTTTTACGGGTTCGATTCAAAGAGCAAGTTCACGTTCTTTTCGCGTTGGGGACTGGATTGAGGTCGGGAAGTTATGCGGTGAAGTGATTGAGCACAATATGATGGCGACGGTGATTCAAGAGATCGACCTGCATCACGGGCAATATCATTACACCGGCAAAACAGCGACATTGCCTAATAGTATGTTCTTTACCTATCCAGTAAAGAACCTCAACTTCATGAAGCGGTACGTTTACCACAACTTTTCTGTAGTGGTGAAAGACTTCGTCAATTTGTATCCACTGTTACCGATTTTAACTGATAAAATTGAAGAACATTGCAGTTACTTTGCTGATGTTGCACATCGTTACAATGCGATGATTGAAAAACATGCCGGTGTTGACCTTCCTGGTTCTGAGCCACATATGCATATTTCTAGTAACATTAATGGTGAACAAATTCTGCACGTGATGATTTTCTGCCCAACCGATAAAGCGAACCACTTAGAGCACTTAATTCGTAAGGACTTTATGGAACTTTATGAGCAACGTTTTCCTGTAGTGCGAGAAGAATAG
- a CDS encoding TonB-dependent siderophore receptor, translating to MQKNNSLTIAIRNALVCALAPTAVVAFTAQAQEDVVQDDVIAMETITVTAQALKVETPAAETPRSVSIISEDELRVRAPKKLDEALRYTSGVTAQPYGADNDTDWFKVRGFDAATYLNGNRLFRDGYYTWLVEPYGLESVEVVKGPSAILFGESAPGGIVNAVQKKPTFTPQGEVKVEVGNNQHQSVGFDIADEANDAGTVRYRLVGLMTSQDGELDGTNNERFYLAPSVEFDISDRTMLTVLATYLHDDGVPTNPFFPAAGTLIGSNFGKIDPSTNLGQPNYDKYERTQFSLGYLLEHDINDTWSLSQNLNYGSNELYLRSSYAFSNNDPAKEELTQGIVFRDGKNQSITFDNNAVGNWMTDNAEHTVLIGMDLQFHKTDGDEQDNYAFGTINPWNPVYGNFTPLDPANNVKREIEKSQASLYSQYQLKLHEQWIGNIGARYDWVKTENSGKGATVDQSESRDDGQLSLSAGVMYLANNGLSPYVNYSQSFEVISTIDAATNELYKPLEGEQVEVGVKYEPSFMDGFINLAWFDITQKNALVTNPSTWIATQTGEVTSQGVELESTAQLTDDLKLMASYTYTKAKTDESFGQGKKQAALIPEHQASAWVDYSAYSLIPGLNIGTGVRYVGESKDNPKSSNLTVPSVTLWDASVTYDITSQWQAQLNVNNILDKEFVSGCDYWCYYGQSRSVMLNANYRW from the coding sequence ATGCAAAAGAATAACTCACTGACCATCGCTATCCGCAACGCGTTGGTTTGTGCTTTAGCACCTACAGCAGTGGTTGCATTCACAGCACAAGCTCAAGAAGACGTCGTACAAGATGACGTGATTGCCATGGAGACCATAACGGTCACCGCGCAAGCACTTAAAGTAGAAACCCCGGCAGCAGAAACGCCGCGCAGCGTATCTATCATTTCTGAAGATGAACTTCGTGTTCGTGCACCGAAAAAACTAGATGAAGCATTACGCTACACATCTGGTGTAACCGCTCAGCCTTATGGCGCAGACAACGACACTGATTGGTTCAAAGTTCGTGGATTTGATGCAGCGACTTACCTAAACGGCAACCGTCTATTCCGCGATGGTTACTACACATGGTTGGTCGAACCTTACGGCCTAGAAAGTGTAGAAGTGGTTAAAGGCCCATCGGCTATTCTGTTTGGTGAATCGGCACCAGGCGGTATCGTGAATGCGGTGCAGAAAAAACCAACGTTTACGCCTCAAGGCGAAGTAAAAGTCGAAGTTGGCAACAACCAACACCAATCCGTAGGTTTTGACATTGCTGACGAAGCAAACGACGCAGGCACTGTGCGCTATCGTTTGGTTGGCTTGATGACAAGCCAAGATGGTGAACTGGACGGCACAAATAACGAGCGTTTCTACCTAGCGCCAAGTGTCGAGTTCGACATTTCTGACCGTACAATGCTGACCGTTTTGGCAACTTACCTTCATGATGACGGTGTACCAACTAACCCATTCTTCCCGGCAGCAGGTACTCTGATTGGTTCTAACTTTGGCAAAATCGATCCTTCGACTAACCTTGGTCAGCCAAACTACGATAAATACGAACGCACGCAGTTTTCTCTAGGTTACTTACTAGAGCACGACATCAATGACACGTGGTCACTCTCGCAAAACCTCAACTACGGTTCGAATGAGTTGTACTTGCGCAGCTCTTACGCGTTCTCAAACAACGATCCAGCGAAAGAAGAGTTAACGCAAGGCATCGTATTCCGTGACGGAAAAAACCAGAGCATCACGTTCGATAACAATGCTGTCGGCAACTGGATGACAGACAACGCAGAGCACACAGTGCTTATCGGTATGGATCTGCAATTCCACAAAACCGATGGCGACGAGCAAGACAACTATGCATTTGGCACTATCAACCCGTGGAACCCAGTTTACGGCAACTTCACCCCTCTTGATCCTGCCAACAACGTGAAACGTGAGATTGAGAAATCTCAAGCAAGTCTCTATTCACAATACCAATTGAAACTGCATGAACAGTGGATTGGTAACATCGGTGCTCGTTACGACTGGGTGAAAACAGAAAACTCTGGCAAAGGCGCTACCGTTGATCAAAGTGAATCTCGTGATGATGGTCAGCTCTCTCTAAGTGCGGGTGTGATGTACCTTGCAAACAATGGCCTGTCACCTTACGTAAACTACTCTCAGTCGTTTGAAGTGATCAGCACTATTGATGCGGCAACCAATGAACTTTACAAACCGCTGGAAGGCGAGCAAGTAGAAGTGGGTGTAAAGTATGAGCCAAGCTTTATGGATGGCTTTATCAACCTTGCATGGTTCGACATCACGCAAAAGAACGCGTTGGTCACTAACCCATCAACATGGATTGCGACACAAACAGGTGAAGTGACATCTCAAGGTGTTGAGCTAGAAAGCACGGCGCAGCTAACCGACGATCTAAAACTGATGGCAAGCTACACCTACACTAAAGCGAAAACAGATGAGAGCTTTGGCCAAGGTAAAAAACAAGCCGCACTTATTCCTGAGCACCAAGCGTCTGCATGGGTAGACTACAGTGCCTACAGCCTGATTCCAGGCCTCAATATCGGTACTGGTGTGCGCTACGTAGGTGAGTCAAAAGATAACCCTAAGAGCTCGAACCTAACGGTTCCTTCTGTCACTCTTTGGGATGCGTCAGTCACTTACGACATCACTTCACAGTGGCAAGCACAGCTAAACGTGAACAACATCCTAGATAAAGAGTTTGTTTCAGGTTGCGATTACTGGTGTTACTACGGCCAGTCTCGCTCTGTTATGCTAAACGCAAACTACCGCTGGTAA
- a CDS encoding ABC transporter ATP-binding protein: MFNWFEKLTQPFPQMETEKPPKTLFGFCRFYTRGFEAPLLVMAVFSALIAITEVTLLRYMGELVDILSNQERATFWQDQGDRMLMMLFLVAVVMPALGFVHSMVMHQTLLGNYPMSIRWLIHRYLLKQAVGFFQRDFAGRVATKVMQSALAVRETVMKLVDVLVYISVYFLSMLWMMGEADGLLMLPIVIWIGMYAVIQFYFIPKMKQVATEQADARSVMTGRIVDSYTNISTVKLFAHSQRELEYAESSMKQFLVTVYRQMRMVTCLLFSVDAINYLLLMSISAISVYLWLDHAVTIGAIAIAISIALRVQGMSKWIMWEVSALFENIGTVVDGINTISNDVEVKDVPNAKPLQISQGEICFDHVGFNYSDEKAVFENLNLTIKPGEKVGIVGRSGAGKSTLVNLLLRFYDVNSGKICIDGQDISQVEQESLRQHIGMITQDTSLLHRSIKENILYGDPDASMDAVIAAAEKAHAHDFIQSLRDEQGNVGYDVEVGERGVKLSGGQRQRVAIARVLLKNAPILIMDEATSALDSEVESAIQENLEVLMEGKTVIAIAHRLSTIAAMDRLIVMDDGKIIEQGSHYELLQLGGVYAQLWKHQTGGFLSEQGDAQLQVI, encoded by the coding sequence ATGTTCAATTGGTTTGAAAAACTGACCCAACCCTTTCCCCAGATGGAAACCGAAAAGCCACCGAAGACGCTATTTGGCTTTTGTCGTTTTTACACTCGTGGCTTTGAAGCCCCTTTACTCGTTATGGCTGTGTTCAGTGCGCTTATTGCCATTACTGAGGTGACGCTGTTGCGTTATATGGGCGAGCTCGTCGATATTCTCTCTAATCAAGAACGCGCAACATTCTGGCAAGACCAGGGTGATCGCATGCTAATGATGCTGTTCTTAGTGGCGGTTGTGATGCCAGCTCTCGGTTTTGTCCACTCAATGGTGATGCACCAAACGTTATTGGGTAACTACCCGATGTCTATCCGTTGGTTGATTCACCGTTACTTGCTAAAACAAGCGGTTGGATTTTTCCAGCGTGACTTTGCAGGCCGAGTTGCGACCAAAGTGATGCAAAGTGCGTTAGCGGTACGAGAAACGGTCATGAAGCTGGTGGATGTACTGGTTTATATCAGCGTTTATTTTCTTTCGATGCTCTGGATGATGGGCGAAGCCGATGGTTTGCTAATGTTACCTATTGTGATTTGGATAGGAATGTACGCGGTTATCCAGTTCTACTTTATCCCTAAAATGAAACAAGTAGCGACAGAGCAAGCGGATGCTCGTTCTGTAATGACTGGGCGCATTGTCGATTCTTACACCAACATATCTACCGTAAAGCTATTCGCACACTCGCAACGAGAGTTGGAATACGCAGAAAGCAGCATGAAGCAATTTTTGGTGACGGTTTACCGCCAAATGCGCATGGTGACTTGTTTACTGTTTAGTGTGGATGCCATCAACTATTTGCTGCTGATGTCTATTAGTGCCATTTCGGTTTATCTATGGCTAGATCACGCTGTAACAATTGGTGCTATTGCGATTGCCATCAGTATTGCGTTGCGCGTACAAGGTATGTCGAAGTGGATCATGTGGGAAGTTAGCGCACTGTTTGAAAACATCGGTACAGTAGTAGACGGTATTAATACGATTTCAAACGATGTTGAAGTGAAAGACGTACCAAATGCTAAGCCTTTGCAAATCTCTCAAGGTGAGATCTGCTTTGATCACGTAGGTTTTAACTACAGTGATGAGAAGGCAGTATTTGAGAACTTGAATCTGACTATCAAACCGGGCGAAAAAGTCGGCATTGTCGGTCGCTCTGGGGCAGGTAAATCCACGTTGGTCAACTTGTTGCTGCGCTTTTACGACGTAAATAGCGGTAAGATTTGTATTGATGGACAGGACATTTCTCAAGTTGAACAAGAGTCGCTTCGCCAACACATCGGTATGATCACGCAAGACACCTCTTTGCTACATCGCTCAATTAAAGAGAACATTCTTTACGGTGATCCAGATGCTTCAATGGATGCCGTTATCGCAGCTGCTGAGAAAGCACATGCTCATGATTTCATTCAATCTCTACGAGACGAGCAAGGTAACGTTGGCTATGACGTTGAAGTGGGTGAACGCGGTGTGAAGCTGTCTGGTGGTCAGCGTCAACGTGTGGCGATTGCTCGCGTTCTGCTGAAAAACGCGCCAATTTTGATCATGGATGAAGCAACGTCTGCACTTGATTCAGAAGTAGAATCGGCAATTCAAGAAAACCTTGAAGTTCTGATGGAAGGAAAAACAGTGATTGCGATTGCTCACCGTTTATCAACGATTGCCGCGATGGATCGTTTGATTGTAATGGATGACGGCAAAATCATTGAGCAAGGCTCGCATTACGAGCTGCTGCAATTGGGTGGTGTTTACGCTCAGTTGTGGAAGCATCAAACCGGCGGATTTTTGTCTGAGCAAGGTGATGCTCAACTGCAAGTCATCTAA
- a CDS encoding response regulator transcription factor → MSYKVLVVDDEPRIHTFIRISLSAEGFDYIGASTIAEAKACFEAHSPHVILLDLGLPDGDGKEFLTTLRQTYKTPVLVLTARDQEEEKIRLLEAGANDYLSKPFGVKELIARIKVLVRDLVDEQTVADELVAGRVKIIKSTHQFWLDQREIPLTKKEFSFIEQLILKPGKLIEQTHLLAVIWGKSHVEDTHYLRVLVSQLRKKLNDSADEQRLLKTEPGLGYRLVLEASKHH, encoded by the coding sequence GTGAGTTACAAAGTTTTAGTCGTGGACGATGAGCCTCGCATTCATACCTTTATTCGAATTTCGCTGTCTGCTGAAGGGTTTGATTACATTGGCGCGAGTACCATTGCAGAAGCCAAAGCGTGTTTCGAAGCACATTCGCCGCACGTCATTCTGCTAGATTTAGGCTTGCCCGACGGCGATGGGAAGGAGTTTCTCACTACGCTTCGTCAGACGTATAAAACGCCAGTGCTAGTGCTGACAGCTCGCGATCAAGAAGAGGAAAAAATCCGCCTTTTAGAAGCGGGCGCGAATGATTACTTGAGCAAGCCTTTTGGCGTAAAAGAGCTCATCGCGCGCATCAAAGTGCTGGTTCGAGATTTGGTGGATGAGCAAACCGTCGCTGATGAGCTGGTGGCTGGCCGAGTCAAAATCATCAAAAGTACTCACCAATTTTGGTTGGATCAGAGGGAAATTCCACTCACCAAGAAAGAGTTTTCTTTCATTGAACAGTTGATTCTCAAGCCGGGAAAACTCATTGAGCAAACTCATTTGCTAGCGGTGATTTGGGGAAAAAGTCATGTCGAAGATACTCACTACTTACGTGTGTTAGTGAGTCAACTACGCAAAAAACTGAACGATAGTGCTGACGAACAGCGGCTATTAAAAACCGAGCCGGGGCTGGGTTATCGTTTAGTGCTTGAGGCGTCCAAGCACCACTAA
- the fhuB gene encoding Fe(3+)-hydroxamate ABC transporter permease FhuB, which yields MRTKHYIGYLALITLLSVFSLQIDTNLSLFEQWQLLTKPEVATEFRDVFFTQAQLPRLSMTLLVGAMFGLTGSLMQQLTQNNLTSPLTLGTSSGAWLALVVVNIWFVDWVADYSALAAMFGALVAFGLIVSIAGVRNMTGLPLVVSGMVINILLGSIATAIIILNAQFAQNIFMWGAGDLSQYSWDWFEWLLPRCAIAIVILIVAPRILTLMKLGQEGAAARGLAVLPAFGALMVMGIWLVSASITAVGIISFIGLLTPNIARAMGARTPRDELISSMLLGAMLLIITDSAAISLSLWLEETIPSGVAAAAIGAPALIWFTRKKLTATDQLNLSMSQGKTALSKRAVCSIALFSLVGILAYSFVTHGINGIQWSVPGEFQWQLRWPRMLTALSVGIALSVAGIILQRIVYNPLASPDILGVSSGATFAIITTGVIAGSLLSAFSWGIAFFGSMSVLMLLLIIGKRSHFNPSNFVLSGIALTALLEALVQFSLAQGSGDSYKILLWLTGSIYRVTADTALMLFLAIIVLLAAVFSISRWLTLISIGRQFSNARGLNPTVANTLMLTIVALLCAFSTATVGPISFVGLVAPHMAMMLGARKVKEQLCVGALIGATLMLWADWLGQIAIYPSQVAAGTLVAIIGSTYFLFLMLKSKFS from the coding sequence ATGAGAACGAAACATTATATTGGTTATCTGGCGCTGATTACGTTACTTAGCGTCTTTAGCCTACAAATTGATACTAATTTATCACTTTTCGAACAATGGCAATTATTAACAAAACCAGAGGTAGCAACCGAGTTTCGTGATGTATTCTTTACGCAAGCGCAACTTCCTAGGTTAAGTATGACCCTGCTTGTTGGTGCCATGTTTGGTCTCACCGGCAGCTTAATGCAGCAATTAACGCAGAATAACCTCACCTCGCCGTTGACTCTTGGCACCTCTTCTGGTGCTTGGCTTGCATTAGTCGTGGTAAACATTTGGTTCGTCGATTGGGTCGCCGATTACTCTGCATTAGCCGCAATGTTTGGGGCTTTAGTGGCGTTTGGCCTGATCGTATCAATTGCCGGTGTGCGTAATATGACAGGTTTGCCGTTGGTCGTTTCGGGGATGGTGATCAATATCTTGCTCGGTTCTATCGCCACAGCCATTATTATTTTAAACGCCCAGTTCGCACAGAATATTTTTATGTGGGGAGCAGGAGACCTCTCTCAATACAGCTGGGATTGGTTTGAGTGGTTATTGCCTCGCTGCGCTATCGCAATCGTAATTTTGATCGTCGCACCACGTATTCTGACCTTAATGAAACTAGGACAAGAAGGCGCAGCAGCCCGAGGCTTAGCGGTATTACCCGCGTTTGGTGCGTTAATGGTGATGGGTATTTGGCTGGTATCTGCCTCCATCACCGCAGTTGGTATTATCAGCTTCATCGGATTACTGACACCCAATATTGCCAGAGCGATGGGGGCAAGAACACCGCGCGACGAATTGATCAGCAGCATGCTTTTGGGCGCAATGCTACTAATCATCACAGACTCTGCCGCTATCTCGCTGAGCTTATGGTTAGAGGAAACCATTCCTAGCGGTGTAGCGGCTGCAGCTATTGGCGCTCCCGCTTTAATTTGGTTTACTCGTAAAAAGCTGACGGCAACCGATCAACTTAACCTTTCAATGAGCCAAGGAAAAACGGCGCTTTCTAAACGCGCGGTATGCAGCATTGCGCTATTCAGTCTGGTTGGGATTCTAGCTTACTCATTCGTTACCCATGGTATAAACGGAATTCAATGGTCTGTGCCAGGTGAGTTCCAATGGCAATTGCGTTGGCCGCGAATGTTAACCGCACTTTCTGTCGGTATTGCGCTATCCGTTGCCGGAATCATTTTGCAACGCATTGTTTATAACCCTCTGGCAAGTCCCGATATTCTCGGTGTGTCTTCCGGAGCCACGTTTGCCATTATAACGACAGGAGTCATCGCTGGGTCGCTTCTCTCCGCATTTAGCTGGGGTATCGCTTTTTTCGGAAGTATGTCCGTATTGATGTTATTGCTGATTATCGGTAAACGAAGCCATTTTAATCCATCTAACTTCGTGTTGTCCGGCATCGCACTAACGGCACTATTAGAAGCCCTCGTTCAATTTTCGCTAGCTCAAGGTTCTGGTGACAGTTACAAAATTTTATTGTGGCTAACTGGTTCTATTTATCGAGTCACAGCCGACACCGCACTGATGCTATTTTTGGCCATAATAGTTCTGCTTGCCGCTGTATTCTCGATTTCTCGTTGGCTAACACTAATTTCCATCGGGCGACAATTCTCAAATGCACGAGGGCTTAACCCTACCGTAGCCAATACGCTTATGCTCACCATCGTTGCTTTGTTATGCGCCTTTTCTACCGCTACAGTTGGTCCAATATCTTTTGTTGGCTTGGTAGCTCCCCATATGGCGATGATGTTAGGAGCAAGAAAAGTGAAAGAGCAACTGTGTGTCGGTGCCTTAATTGGCGCAACCCTAATGTTGTGGGCAGATTGGCTAGGACAAATCGCTATTTATCCAAGTCAGGTCGCAGCTGGCACGTTGGTCGCTATTATAGGCAGCACTTACTTCCTATTTTTAATGCTGAAGAGTAAATTCAGCTAA
- a CDS encoding iron-siderophore ABC transporter substrate-binding protein: MRIIARLLTVVTQSAFLLAFFMTNAHAVITVTDEYGEHSFEQAPQRVVALNWDILEQVLALNVEPIAAPNLPGYRQWVVNPTAPESIEDIGTRAEPNLEKIASLKPDVILAASPQQDLIPLLKQIAPVIYLPNFSENEAAAETAIRHFRTLSKLFNKEALAEQKLAELDASFAQMRQRIRHYYSSPLSVLVMRFSTPNTVLLATENSTTDYVVRKLGLQAPIKEDPRAWGVKQDRINRLQGLQNSYVLYVQPFPEERKLKESPLWQAMPFVKKQRVNSVRAVWAYGGAMSLQYTAEAITDSLIELAPEQ; encoded by the coding sequence ATGCGCATAATAGCTCGTTTACTTACTGTGGTTACACAATCTGCTTTTCTCCTCGCATTTTTTATGACCAATGCACATGCAGTCATCACCGTTACCGATGAATATGGCGAGCATAGTTTTGAGCAAGCGCCTCAACGCGTTGTAGCCTTAAACTGGGACATCTTAGAACAAGTTTTGGCGCTAAACGTAGAACCAATCGCAGCCCCAAATTTACCAGGCTACCGCCAATGGGTCGTCAATCCAACTGCACCAGAGTCAATTGAAGATATTGGAACCCGAGCAGAACCCAACTTAGAAAAAATAGCCAGTTTGAAACCAGATGTCATCCTTGCTGCGTCTCCACAGCAAGACTTGATTCCGTTACTCAAACAAATTGCTCCGGTAATCTATTTACCTAATTTTTCTGAAAATGAGGCCGCAGCTGAAACGGCCATTCGTCACTTTCGTACGCTCAGCAAGCTATTCAATAAAGAGGCACTTGCTGAACAGAAACTGGCAGAATTAGATGCTTCATTTGCGCAGATGCGCCAGCGAATTCGCCACTATTACTCTTCTCCACTCAGCGTTCTTGTGATGCGATTTTCAACTCCGAATACTGTATTACTTGCAACCGAAAACTCCACCACTGACTACGTGGTTAGAAAACTGGGATTACAGGCTCCAATTAAAGAGGACCCACGAGCGTGGGGAGTAAAGCAAGATCGAATCAATCGGCTTCAGGGCCTTCAAAACAGCTACGTTCTCTACGTACAACCTTTCCCAGAAGAACGAAAACTGAAAGAGTCGCCACTTTGGCAAGCGATGCCGTTTGTGAAAAAGCAGCGGGTAAATTCAGTCAGAGCAGTGTGGGCGTATGGCGGTGCCATGTCTTTGCAATACACCGCTGAAGCGATTACCGACAGTCTAATAGAGTTGGCACCAGAACAATGA
- a CDS encoding sensor histidine kinase produces the protein MFVQWRDNTFLFSTTVIVGAVVVSWLLDQLFGSTAAVLLILQLAVVVVAFQCNSRFAYAAAVIEALSFNFFFTTPRYSLQMFRPEDIFNLVVFMVVAFITSTFADLYRRQQGELKQTKLQNSILLSVSHDLRTPLATIIGTLTTLNEYMPKLNDLERKELLDSATSESHRLHQYIENLLQATKLQHGTLKITKKDELIADIVRDAVSRLPNYTEKVSMNMDDSVGYLSVSRSLIEQAIFNVLDNAMRFSPENESVEVSLSKQALSCVIDVRDMGIGIKAEDAEKIFNLFYSGANNKSADSGTGMGLAVAKGIIIAHQGEIQSMPVSEGTLIRILLPLNQGAEQA, from the coding sequence ATGTTTGTTCAATGGCGAGATAACACCTTTCTCTTTTCTACTACCGTGATTGTTGGTGCGGTTGTCGTCTCATGGCTGTTAGACCAACTGTTTGGCTCTACAGCCGCAGTCCTGCTGATTTTACAGTTAGCGGTCGTGGTAGTGGCGTTTCAATGCAACTCGCGATTCGCTTATGCAGCGGCGGTGATCGAAGCGTTGAGCTTCAACTTCTTTTTCACGACGCCTCGTTACTCTTTGCAGATGTTTCGTCCGGAAGACATTTTTAATTTAGTCGTGTTTATGGTGGTGGCATTTATCACCAGCACCTTTGCGGATCTTTATCGTCGCCAGCAGGGAGAGTTAAAACAAACCAAGCTGCAAAACAGCATCCTGCTATCGGTGTCCCATGACCTACGCACGCCGCTGGCAACCATTATTGGAACATTGACCACACTCAACGAGTACATGCCCAAGCTCAATGACTTAGAGCGCAAAGAATTGCTCGACAGTGCGACTTCAGAAAGCCACCGTTTGCACCAATATATCGAGAACCTTTTACAGGCGACTAAGCTCCAGCATGGCACATTAAAAATTACCAAAAAAGATGAGCTGATTGCAGATATTGTGCGGGATGCGGTTTCTCGTTTGCCGAATTACACCGAGAAAGTTTCCATGAATATGGATGATTCCGTTGGTTATTTATCAGTAAGTCGTTCGCTCATCGAACAAGCGATTTTTAATGTGCTGGATAATGCCATGCGATTTTCACCAGAGAATGAATCTGTTGAGGTTTCACTTTCTAAGCAGGCTTTGTCGTGCGTGATTGATGTTCGGGACATGGGGATTGGCATCAAAGCTGAAGATGCGGAAAAAATATTCAACCTTTTCTATTCCGGCGCGAACAACAAATCGGCCGATTCAGGCACCGGAATGGGACTCGCGGTTGCCAAAGGCATCATCATCGCACACCAAGGAGAGATTCAATCTATGCCAGTATCAGAAGGGACGCTGATCCGCATTCTACTTCCACTCAATCAAGGAGCAGAGCAGGCGTGA